From a single Ignavibacteria bacterium genomic region:
- a CDS encoding T9SS type A sorting domain-containing protein yields the protein MSLIHTGYFFKKVFHLFAFLCLLTVVSAQNYTRLGIPNYPIFPSAVTQTEVVATVNHNFPDMIFVSANAISFSPQFFVSEGIYVSTNGGTSFFGSDTCSGGPSIAFHGGDPGVVIDKNGTFVLTRNGKIPLYGLYSHRSTDQGRTWSNAKSITNIELERAWLASDNSPASPYYGRIYVAWVRYSPPYPLVFVYSDDGGQNWSAIQQINSPTDRNYGGGLVVDNSGVVYAVWAAVTSVSPFTEKYTGFAKSTNGGTSWTVTENAFVTNGIQGVLPTKQNIRVNSNPQLAIDLSGGVSNGWLYVITTQKNTSVAGSDPDIIFNRSTDGGATWSGGIRVNQDPLNNGKIQFFPAMTVDEFGGINVIYYDDRATTSDSAGVFLARSLDHGTTWTEYEISDRNFKPTPIGGLGQGYQGDNISIVYRQNTLHPFWMDNRSGIYQIQTIKIPLSTVGIEENSLETPADFRMGNATPNPFNPQTGFTLDIPASSDLQITLYDSRGALIKTIFNGTKEPGTHHFTIDGSGLPSGVYFVQVFAGNKRLVQKILLLK from the coding sequence ATGTCACTTATACATACCGGATACTTTTTTAAGAAGGTTTTCCACCTCTTTGCATTTCTATGTTTATTAACCGTTGTTTCAGCTCAAAATTATACCCGTTTGGGTATCCCCAACTATCCTATATTTCCTTCTGCAGTCACACAAACTGAAGTCGTGGCTACCGTTAATCACAACTTCCCTGACATGATATTTGTATCAGCAAATGCCATCAGTTTTTCCCCGCAGTTTTTTGTCAGTGAGGGTATATATGTCTCGACCAATGGTGGAACCTCCTTTTTCGGAAGCGATACCTGTTCGGGTGGTCCCTCGATAGCTTTTCACGGTGGTGACCCGGGGGTGGTTATCGATAAAAACGGCACATTTGTCCTGACCCGAAACGGTAAAATACCCCTTTACGGACTTTATTCGCACAGATCAACTGATCAGGGAAGGACATGGTCGAATGCAAAATCAATTACAAATATTGAACTCGAAAGGGCGTGGCTTGCTTCCGATAATTCTCCGGCAAGTCCTTATTATGGAAGAATTTATGTCGCATGGGTGAGATACAGCCCCCCTTACCCTTTGGTTTTTGTTTATTCCGATGACGGTGGACAAAACTGGTCGGCAATACAACAAATCAACTCTCCAACTGACAGAAACTACGGGGGTGGACTTGTGGTTGATAACTCCGGAGTGGTCTATGCAGTCTGGGCAGCGGTTACATCTGTCTCACCATTTACGGAAAAATACACAGGTTTTGCAAAATCCACCAACGGTGGCACTTCCTGGACTGTAACCGAAAACGCTTTTGTAACCAATGGTATTCAGGGGGTACTCCCGACAAAACAGAATATTAGAGTAAACAGCAATCCCCAGCTTGCCATCGATCTTTCGGGCGGAGTGTCAAACGGCTGGCTTTATGTAATCACCACCCAAAAAAACACTTCTGTGGCGGGGTCTGATCCCGATATCATATTTAATCGCTCGACGGACGGAGGAGCTACCTGGTCGGGTGGAATTCGAGTAAATCAGGATCCGCTAAACAACGGTAAAATCCAGTTCTTTCCTGCGATGACGGTGGATGAGTTCGGCGGGATCAATGTGATTTATTACGATGACAGAGCGACAACCTCTGACTCCGCAGGCGTTTTTCTTGCAAGGTCTCTCGACCATGGTACCACATGGACAGAGTATGAGATTTCAGACAGAAATTTTAAGCCAACCCCGATTGGCGGATTGGGACAGGGATATCAGGGAGACAACATCTCAATAGTTTACCGGCAAAACACCCTTCATCCTTTCTGGATGGACAACCGCTCGGGCATTTATCAGATTCAAACAATTAAAATCCCCCTTTCCACAGTCGGAATCGAAGAAAACTCTTTAGAAACCCCGGCAGATTTCAGAATGGGAAATGCAACACCAAATCCCTTCAATCCGCAAACTGGATTCACTCTCGATATCCCTGCATCATCTGATCTTCAGATTACCCTGTATGACAGCCGCGGAGCACTCATCAAAACCATTTTCAACGGAACAAAAGAACCGGGCACCCACCACTTCACAATAGACGGATCAGGTCTCCCCTCGGGAGTCTATTTCGTGCAGGTTTTCGCCGGGAACAAGAGACTGGTGCAGAAGATTTTGCTTTTGAAGTAG